The sequence TGCTGAAGCTACAGGAACACACAAGTTATTAAATCTAATCTCTCCCTTGAACTCTTAGTTGAAGTTACATCATGACTGAATCACAAGCCCCGGTGGAGGCTCCCCCGTCCTACATGATTTTTCTGGtggtcttcctcttcttcatcaccGGACTGCTTGGCTTCCTCATCTGCCACCTGCTGAAGAAGAAGGGCTACAGCTGCCGCACTGGAGACATGgacgatgaggaggaggaggagaagcttGGAGGAAATGCTGACGGTAGGTtgagaaaaaagcagaatagAGAAGCAGAGAAGCGAACCTTTTTCATTTAACATGAACAGAAAGAAGTCCATTCCTTtctctcacatctctctctctctccatccctctccatACCAACACTCCttcagaaatacacaaacacttacAAACCTGTGTGGTCTTCTTTGAAGTCCATATCACACGTACTCACACACACCAAGTTACTAAAACATACACTCACTTTGATACATAAAGAtgtctgcacacatgtatgGACATACCTCACTCACACTGTAGACAAATCTGACCTGGAAGTGGCAGAAAAAGCTTTTGCTTGAATAGTGCACTACACAAAGATGTCCATCTCAACAAgttatttgttattattctcAGAGTGTCTCAGTGGGACACTCTGCTGCTTTAGAAATATGCGTCAGTGGGTGAAATCACCCCTCTAAAACCAAGATAGTTCAAGACAAGTTTACATATTATAACTATCTAACTAACTGTCGGTCTGAATTTGGTCATTTGGagcagtatttgtattttcaataaTATTGAAGGTTTTGAAATTGAACTTTGACAATTTGAGATTGTATTTCATATTCTGAGTTATCGTTTGTAACAAAATCAAGCACAACTTCAACTGGTTCAACTGGCTGAAACTGAGATGGTTGAAATGGTCGAATTTGTATCTGTTTGGCTCTTCCAACATCCCTGAATGTTGTGTCTCAGAGGACTGAATCAGTGCAGCTTTGAGCTGGGTGATGCGTAAGTAATGACGCTATATTATGCAGTGTTTGGCCGTGaaaaatgttatgttgtgtGTCCTTAGTTGTGTATTTGCCCTTAGTTATGATAGTGAATACTGAGAATACTGAGCCAACTAAGCTCAGTATTTGCCCGCCTGAATTACACTGAATTACACAAAGACAGCAAAAGCTATACATCTATATCCCAAAACATCCTAACAACACTGCAAAGCCAATAAATGGATGATTgagaattaaaataataattgtatattatatataatatttaattataattccatcatttaaattcatgtaAAAGAGGTTTCCCATACAATTCTGTTTAAATACACTCCCAATGTACAATTGTCAATGATTTTTCACAAGGGTAGATCTAGAGACTGAAGAAGATTTCACCTGACTCCATTTCCTAGTCTTCCTTCCTGCAGCACCAAGATATTTACACTGGTTGCCAGTTTGCTTTGGAATTTTGTCTTGTGTAAACAAATTCTGAGAATTAGTCAGATTTTGCTCTATATACTGTAGACAAGGGCTGCATCTAGCTTACATCAGACTtccaaaatgtattcatgttttttgttaaataGCAGTAACAGTCTAAATATAGCACACATTTCTGGGAAAACAATGTATCACCTATATTTCActgtatttgaaataaaataattggtGCATTTTcctcttcatattttttttttatatttttgtattctATGTGTTCTGTGAAGTGATTTGGCTTCAGAGCAGAGACTTCAGTCATGACCATGCTTTTCAGCATTCTGTGGTGGTTAAATAGTTTTGTGTTTAGCTGTTTCTACTCATTGCCAACTCTGTTTATCTTTAAAACTATTTCTTTGAAATTGTTGTTTGAAACAACACTGTTGGTATTCTGGCCACTTTAGATTAGTATCATTGAGAATTCAGgacagtaaagaaaaaacagtcagacagactTCACCCCCCAACCAGTTCCAGAGTTTGTTGGAACCATATtttaaataagataaataaatacatcataaCAAATGTACAGGGCTATTATTTATTGAGAGATTGTGTATAAATGCAGTCAAGCTTTCACTAGTGCTAGCTGACATTGTAAAATCTAACAAATGTGGGTTTCATTTTGTTcttgctctgctgtgtttcagatgaggatgaagagaacCAGGATACAGTGGAGCAGATTCTCAAATGCATTATTGAAAATGAAGGTGATTGTTCAAGTTCAGGTTCTAGTTTGTTAGTCtagtttgttttgtctattgTAATTTTGATGATTCTCCTCCTTCATTATGTTCTGTTTTACTGTTATCTGTATCCTGTGTGCTGTTTTGCAGGTTGATACTCGTCATGGATATATTTTTGAAAGCTGTTGATATGCTAAAAAATACTAAGATGACACATACATTACTATATCCAGGGCCCTGCaattttcttattcttatcAGAGTACATTAGTATGTATCCGCAAATCCATCAAATAGTAGGCTACCAAATTAGTTCTCTAATATGAGTTCTTTTTGTCATCTCCAGCCAACATGGAAGCCTTCAATGAGATGTTGGGAAATCACAATGTCTGTGTGCGCCACGACCCAAGGTACACTCATCCATCCATGTCTGTATTAGTGTGAAACCGTGTGTTGACTGCATGTTATTTTCACAGGAAATGagaatttttcattttaatcttcAACTTTAAAAACTCtggattttcaaaataaatgtgtttatggtgcagagtacttttacttaacaGTTAGACTGAATATCACTGAGCAGTCATACTATATAACCAACAGGTGGGTTTTCATCCACTTGGTTTTATGCACATGCTCAATTTGAGCATTAAAAAACCTGAATAGAAACgctgaaaaattaaaaacaatctcaaaatatcacaaaaaagtttttactcTTGCCTGAGGTGAAAAAGTTGTTGTGACAATTAAAGCAAAGTGCAATGGAATCAGACGTAGAAAATAAATCATGACGTACAGTACCCagcatttctgtactgcaatttcttgttacttatacACCAATATgatatatctgcaataagctaaTATTGGATGATATATCAATCCAATGTTCATGATGGTAATaatgatgttaatgttaatgtccAGGTTGCGTAAGGAGTCCATTGGTGGTATTCCTCCCCATCATCACACAGTGCACTCAGGCACTGACCACAACTCCTGCCACCTCTGTGCTCTGGTTCGATCCAAAAAGGGCCGCCGACAAAGCAGAACCCCCCGCTACAAACAACGACCTGGAGAGCAGACTGTCTTCTCTGTTGGCAGGTAACAACACAGAATCACATTGCTTCTGCACATCAAGCATGCTGGGATAGTGTAGATATGTCAACAAATAAGAGGTCAAGACATGCATAACTGACTGTGTCACAATCCCTTCAGATTCCGGGTGATACACACTGATAAGAAGCCCCACGGGGGTCCTAATGCTTTGGCTGGTTCTGGTGACCAGCTGGACCAATCCCAGGACAGCGAGGAGCAAAAGGATGCCGAGTACAACTTGAGAAGCATGTTTAAGGATGTCCTCCCACCCTCAGAGAACTCCAATGGGACTGCTCCGAATGTGGGGAAACGCAGGAAGAGTATGACCATATTTGGGCTGAGGCGGGGCAGTGACCCTTCTGGCATTAAAGCAGCAGAGGATACAGGTAGGGAGACTGGAGGGATTAGATTTGCTATTCAGCAGCAACCCGTAGTGCTGGAGGAACCATTGCtgacaaagaaaattaaagacaCCCCTGAAAGTGGTACTAAACCTGGTTCCACACCTGAAACCAAGACCACAAAGCACCAAACACCTGCCTCACCTCAACACGGGACAAACATTTCAAGTTCTGTTAATTCTCAAACTTcccaaacagacaaacaggccCATGACTCTAACTCTGTTCCCAAGGATGGCTCTACACATGGACCCAGTCCTGAGCCTCGTACCAGCCTCACAGTCAATCCCTCAGATGGGAATACAGCAGCTTCTGCCCCCAGCTCCCTTCCCATTCCATCTTCTGCCTCATCTGGGCAGACATTtaagagaacagagaaacaagATGTTGAGTATAACATTTTAAGAAATGAGGAAGCGTATGATCCTGGGCCCCTGCAGACATCTACGCCCATTGCCCCTGGACCTGGAACTATTCCAGGTTTGACTCCGGTAACCCAAACTCCCCCTGACCCAAGGTCCAGCCCAGATCAGGAACCAGGTTTTGATGCTAGCCCAGCTTTAATAAGCTTAGGTTCTTCCCCTCCATCTTCATTCCCAATCAAGACCCCATCGTCAGTCTCTTCATTAAAAACTCCTACCTCACCCTTTGCGGTCACACCGAGTCCCAAACTAAGCTCAAGGAATGCATCATCAGAAGCTGCAAAAACTGCCTTTTCCCCTACCCTCACTCCAAGCCCTAAGCTCCCATCAGGTCGGGCAATGTCCAGCCAATCTCCTATTCCTTCTTCATCCTTTGGAAAAAGCACTAGTCCCTTACAAGCCCGAATTCCCTCACCTGCCCTTACTGCTAGTCCAAAACTTGATAGCTTGCTAGTATCACCACAaaccccctcctcttcttctccagcTGACCAAGCCCCTTCTTTTGGAAGTTCACCTCGTCTGAATGTAAAGTCAGGAAGTGTGACATCTGTAACATCGACGACCTTTACCAAAGGCGATATGGTTTCAAGCCCATCATCTCTAAAGGAACAAGAGCTAGAAGAAGCCAGAATCCCAAAATCagaagaaatgacagaaataaaaactggGATTCtcaaaacagagaaactttcaccACCTGTGGGAGATTTTATTGGCTCTgccctttcctctccctctgatCAGCTTTCTAAAGACAAACAGAACAGTCTGTCTCCTTCCAGTCCGCTGTTGCCCTCCTCACCTCTAGGGAGCAGAATAAGTAGTATGACCATCGTCAAGCCCAGCTCAGACAGCAAGAGGGAGTTTTCTGTGGTTACTATGGTGGAGAAGGAAGAGCAGTCTACCTCACAAAAAAACCAGACAGGAGAGACTTCTGAATTTGGGGTTGAATCTGGAAAAGCGGGTGTTAGTCCACTCAGTCAGGGAGGACATGTCCCCATTTCAGATATTGGACAACGTGCAACACAAATCGAAGAGACTTCTGGGGCAGAAGTTAGGTCAGTGGTGAGCCAGGAAAAGGACGATATGGTAGAGATGGAAGATATTAGGGACTGCAAGGTGACGCAGGTTGAAGAAGCAGAAAGggtggaagaggaagagggaaaagTTCAAACTGTCCTGTGACAACTCAAAGAAAGATTTGAGGAGTAACACCACTAGAGTACTAGAGGAAATGAATTATAgtaatgataaaacaaaataaatgtgataatgCTTTTAATCATTTAACCACAGGAGGTACTATGGTACATTTGCAGCTGGACTGGACTGGCTGGTCTACTGactctctgactgactgatggaAAACCATGTGAATAATTTTAGCCACATAGGCTTTGGATCATAGCTTACCATTTTGCCAACCCTTCTGTTATGTTTTAGATTTTTGGATGATTTTTTCTATTTCTCCAGGCAGCCATAGgccttttatttctttacagTATAACAAGAAGACCAGAAGCTGCTGTAGgcgctagcagctctgtgaggctgtactacAGCAGTGCTTTTAGCTGAATGCTAATGTCAACATGCTCACGATGATGTTTAGAAAACAATGTTCTAACAATGTTCTAACTATGGTGACCTCCATGGTTACCAtagtttagcttgttagcctgaACACCAAAGTACAGCTTAGGCTGATTgtaatgtcattagttttgcagctATGGAGTCATAAGCCAAAGTATTGGACGGACTGGTATTTTaacctgatggtggtgctagatgaaaagtcaggggatcaccaaagttattaaaattcatccaGATGGGaacatggatatctgtaccaaatttcatggcgatcCACCCATGGTGTAGGTATTTCATttgaaaccacaaatgtcaaactTATGGTAGCACTATAAGAAAGCCAGATAATCATGAGAGTCACTGGTATAATCATCTGGAtctatgaatgtctgtacaattttttttgccaatccatccagtagttttcagtctggaccaaagtcgTGGACCAACTAACTGAacaacagactgacattgctGAAAATCTATTACTGAATTCTTGAAATTCAATTGTGTTATGTGAACATTTTGTCTGCATTTAATTTGGCAGTAGTGCAGACCTGATGTGCATAGTGATGGATTTACACAAGTCGCGCAAGTTTCAAGATTTTCATACCATACACAAATGAATTGAAACCAATGGCTAGGGAAAATATATCCAAAATTTTAAAACAGTACAGCATGTCTGACTTTTTGTTActtgatttgtcattttatgATGAGAGTGTCTCCTTATTTGGAATACCCATTTTCTTATAGTTTCTTAAAGTTGAAAACATTAACAGGGGCATCATCACCATCAAAGCTGTATGGttaatttattgatttgatAACCGTGGTGatcatttattgatgtttaATGATGGTAAATGCTCTCAACCTCTAATCTCATTTATTGATCCTCCTGATTGTAAAACAAGATTAACAGCACAAGCAGCTTTGGCAGCTCTATGGGCAGCTAGACAGATGGAGATGTATCAGTTAATTGAATTTGCAACAAGTTCTTGAAAGTATATTTGAAATACATCACATTTGTCTTACTCTATCTTCATGCAGTTGCTTTTGACAAGTACGTTTCCTCCTGGACCATTGCAAACAGTCTTTTCATTCcaaatttctcttttttgtctcCTAATTTGGAAAGTCACCCTGTTAGTGGTTGTGCAGCAATAAAGACATGATCCCTGACTGGCTTCCCACCATAAAAACACTGCCAGTGGTTCTCAGTGACCAAACCCTGGGCAATGCTTTTTTCTTCAGCACCAGCCAAACTCCCCAGTCATTCATGTGGCCATGTACAGTAGTTACACCAGTAATATCAGTagcattttcttcttttatcagTGTAACCAGGCACTTAGACTGGTAAATATACTACATCTCCTGTATACCAGCCACTCCAGTCCCAGACCATGATACTAATGCATATCCACAAGTGCACTGGGTATTTTACGTGTCTTGGTATTCACGCCTCTTCCTTCTGCTCCTGCCAATTACTCATGTGTCCCTGTTCAGCATAAATTAAATGCTTACAAGGAAAGTGCAAAACAACGGCAAATGAGAGCAATGATGGCAAGTACAGCCATAGactttgtactgatgattcTATAATCACACAGTACCTGCTATAGCAGTCATATATGAGAAAAAAACTCTCAGACAACAGtacacagacataaacacatcCACAGAATAAACTCTGCAGTCCTTAAAACTGTGAAACTTAAGAGTAATTGATTTCAAAAatattatgtgtattttaaagtGTAGGGAATATTTTAAAGTAATCTTGTACACCTTATACATCAGATAGTAGACAGTGATGTTGTACATGGGGACTATGGTAGAACTCTCCATTgatttgctttttgttgtaaTACAACATTATTCTGTCTGTCATAACAGCAAGACCATTCATTctgaagtattttttaaaaatctactaATCCCAGCAATGGAGCAGAAATGTCCTGTAGCTGTGGTTTCTACCATAGTCACGGATGTATGATATGATATTATACATAAAGCATATATACACAACTTTTCATTTAACCTTTACTGTACAGCATGTCTATATACTCCCTAAGTACATAATTAATAACAAGGTCATTCTACAATATACCCTGCAACAACAATCTGGTGCAATCCAGAGAATATAAGGTATTAATATAGTCTGCTTTGACACAATTTTAAGGAAAATTgccttttttaaacatttctctaATTTTTGTTAATTACTCAAATTAACAATTGTTACGGACTTTGTGGGCCTGTCCactgttttttatcatttcgGGATGACATTGTTTAGATAATGGGGTGaaattgtggttttgtttaaaaCTTGTGCGATCATCTGACTGCCTATGTTGGTGACCCAAGTTGAAATAAAAGGGAGGTGGGGGATTTTCttttatgtataaaaacaattacacaAAAAAGCTCTTTATtgggtaaaaaaagaaacatcccAATATTTAACTTGTCAATgttaaggaaaaaaatattagttgtagcttttttgtgtttgttttctggatAACTTGAAGAaccagaggcctgtactaccAAGCAAGTTCAGCATACCAGACATCTTTTTGTTATCTGGCTTCACTAAGCCCAACAACCACAATCTCACTAAGTGGTCATATGACGGTGGTTATCAACTTGTTAAGTCAACCCAGGTTTTCCCAATTTAGTCATGAGTGTATTCACATAAACGGGGCGGTGTTTGCAACATATGACCAATTTCAAACATGGACAAGTCTACCGGCAGaagatatatattttacaaagaGCAAACTATAATATTAGACAAATACAAAGAAGTTAAGGACATAATCCAGGCTAAAAGCAACACAGTTGCAACTGCCAAATGCAGGAAGGACAGCTAGCAAAAAATCGCCAACTGTGTGAATAGGCATATCAATATCACTGCCCCATCTTTAGGGCAAAGTTAGATCTGACTATAATTACATTTGTGTATTCCAAATTAATATGTTGCTTAGATGTATTATTATGGCATGTATGACAATTTTAGCCTTATTCTTTCAGCTGCAACCCTGGCACTGTCAAACGGACTTGGGAGctaataagaaataaatataaataacataattcAAAGCGCTAAGTAGGCTTACTTTCATATCTTATAAGTACAACAAATACAAAGCTTTAGTGCTTCAATCAGTCTCTGTTTTAGGATGAGATCAGTATACAAGAGCATAATGAAATGGCTTTGACATTGCTTGTagcaaacaagagaaaaaaatgaaatgatgaagacAGGAGGAGTGCCCTCCTACACAGGAGTACACTCCTGCTGAGGAGCTGGCCCTCTGCAATAATGAGGGTTGCCCCTTAATGGAAGGGTTGGAAAGGGGTGTCTGGCCCAGACCCTGGCAGAAGTGGGAACTCCCCACAGGCCACATTTGCACAGGGTATGTCTCAATGAGTCAGTGTTAAACTGCTGGGTTGCTAAGTAAGTAAGGTAGCAAAGTAATGCAAGGCAATGCGTACAGTCTGCAGGACTGTAGGTGCACAACTCTGATGTGTCACACTGACAACATAGGGCTCAGGGCTCAAGGGGCTGACACAGATAAGTCATTCCCTCCGATGAGAATTTATACCTCTCATATAAAAAATTTTCAAGGAAAGCCACAGGGTTTTGCTGGTCTCTAAAAACTCTTGCCTTCCTAAGAGACCCTCTCACTATTTACACACCAAGCTCCACAGGATCTTCTACAAATGGTGATGCCATTTTCCAAGAGAATTGATTGGTCAGTCGGCCATGCTTTTATACGCTTTGATCTGATATCTTGAACATAACTTGTAGGTTAAATGtgcagcataagttaccatgtCGATGTACCCCGGTGAACCACCATCGTAACTCTGAAAACCCAgggttaaacctgaagttaccttgCTAACCCTAaatcctgcttcgtagtacCGGCCTCAGGTGGTTAGAGTGGCTGTTTGATcgcaaaaacatgaaaacaatgagCACTTAGAAACAAATGtagaaatgaaataataaaatgattttgagGATTACTATTTACACttgctttaattgtttttttttgaccacTCGGGCTGAGCAACAAGATGTGAACACCAAATTttacatattatcaccttataaagttgttatggtgagCTTGTTAGtgaacagttgcctatttacacttctagcagacacagagcaacattagcattcattaggAGTCGTGTTTGTgaccacctgatgaatgtaagtccaatattcacacTCCTTTTACCTCTGGTTTTGTCCTCCATCAACgcctgagagaaatatctggctcttaagctgctaaatgctccactaagtcactagctagcagctagcttTGCTGTGTCTCAGTGTTTTAGAAGAACCCTTGCATTAAAAGCAACTTCTTAAAACACCAAAAACGTCCACATAAACAAACTCACCACTCATTTCTAAAGGGTCAATCTAtgcaaattatatttatatatattaaaaaaccCAACATATTTTCTCACGTAGCCCCAGTAGTTTGTGGCCATGCAGACAGCTTTGGTATGTTTACTTCTGAAAGTTCTGCCGTCACCCCAGTGCAATGAAGAGAATAGCATTCCCTTAGCAGATACATTCAAAACGGATTAGATaacaaaaaagtgacaaaatatgtatttatgtaatttgGGTGACCAGGCCCTTTAAggatttaataaaaacacaagaagggatattgtgtatatagtgtttagATTTCTATTTGCTGGAATTCAGCCCAGTATAAATTAAGCCTCTGGCCCTTGAGAGTCTCTTCACTACAAAGACTGGTTAGCAACAGAAGGATTTACCAGACAAAGTTCAAAGGTttcaggtcagaggtcaacatCATTTCCTGGCCTTATGGGAAACCAACCAGGAGGTCTGTAGTCTCCAGTCCAATTTTTGTTCTTGCTCTGCCCCCAAAATTTGAAATCCATCCATCTTCCTgtgacagatggaaacaaagTCATTAACAAAGGCCTCTTGTGTATTTTAGATCTAAAACACTGTTCAGATAGAACTCTAGTGTGTAGTCTTCATCCAGAACTCTCCAGTACATTTAGATCTGGAAAAGATCTAGTTTGTAAGTTCTGAttataaatgtttcaacatGTGGTTATGATAAATTGGGTCACCACACACATCACACCTTCACATAATGACTGCATGTGTTTCCACTATCTACTTTCACCATCGATATATTAATGAGTATATTAGTAACAAGCTGGTGTTTCACCTTTTTACCACAGTACATACTTGTGTGTTACATGCTGACAAATCACACATGATAAATCTtgtaaattacacaaaattGACCATGTATAAAGAGTACcgtgtatttttgtttgtttgttgttgtttttttaataaacttaTGCACAAATCAAAAGCCATTTTACAGCTAAGATAATGGACTGAATGAACCATATATGTACATTTCATTGCAGATCTAGAataatgtgtgtaaaaatatatatgtcaTGTCTTAATGGTGCAGCTATCAGTAGCCATATTATTCAACATGCAGCAATGTGGAGCCCTGTGTATCTACATTTCATTCCTTCCAGTAAACAGCAGTTTGGTGTGAATGTTTATGTTGCATTGACTGTCTCCTCTGAATGAGACTAACATTTGTGGTGAGAAGCATGC comes from Thunnus maccoyii chromosome 8, fThuMac1.1, whole genome shotgun sequence and encodes:
- the rell2 gene encoding RELT-like protein 2; this translates as MTESQAPVEAPPSYMIFLVVFLFFITGLLGFLICHLLKKKGYSCRTGDMDDEEEEEKLGGNADDEDEENQDTVEQILKCIIENEANMEAFNEMLGNHNVCVRHDPRLRKESIGGIPPHHHTVHSGTDHNSCHLCALVRSKKGRRQSRTPRYKQRPGEQTVFSVGRFRVIHTDKKPHGGPNALAGSGDQLDQSQDSEEQKDAEYNLRSMFKDVLPPSENSNGTAPNVGKRRKSMTIFGLRRGSDPSGIKAAEDTGRETGGIRFAIQQQPVVLEEPLLTKKIKDTPESGTKPGSTPETKTTKHQTPASPQHGTNISSSVNSQTSQTDKQAHDSNSVPKDGSTHGPSPEPRTSLTVNPSDGNTAASAPSSLPIPSSASSGQTFKRTEKQDVEYNILRNEEAYDPGPLQTSTPIAPGPGTIPGLTPVTQTPPDPRSSPDQEPGFDASPALISLGSSPPSSFPIKTPSSVSSLKTPTSPFAVTPSPKLSSRNASSEAAKTAFSPTLTPSPKLPSGRAMSSQSPIPSSSFGKSTSPLQARIPSPALTASPKLDSLLVSPQTPSSSSPADQAPSFGSSPRLNVKSGSVTSVTSTTFTKGDMVSSPSSLKEQELEEARIPKSEEMTEIKTGILKTEKLSPPVGDFIGSALSSPSDQLSKDKQNSLSPSSPLLPSSPLGSRISSMTIVKPSSDSKREFSVVTMVEKEEQSTSQKNQTGETSEFGVESGKAGVSPLSQGGHVPISDIGQRATQIEETSGAEVRSVVSQEKDDMVEMEDIRDCKVTQVEEAERVEEEEGKVQTVL